In one Dama dama isolate Ldn47 chromosome 5, ASM3311817v1, whole genome shotgun sequence genomic region, the following are encoded:
- the YPEL1 gene encoding protein yippee-like 1, translating into MVKMTKSKTFQAYLPNCHRTYSCVHCRAHLANHDELISKSFQGSQGRAYLFNSVVNVGCGPAEERVLLTGLHAVADIYCENCKTTLGWKYEHAFESSQKYKEGKFIIELAHMIKDNGWE; encoded by the exons ATGGTGAAGATGACCAAGTCCAAAACTTTCCAAGCGTATCTGCCCAACTGCCACCGAACCTACAGCTGTGTCCACTGCAGGGCCCACCTGGCCAATCACGACGAGCTGATCTCCAAG TCCTTTCAGGGAAGTCAGGGACGAGCCTACCTCTTCAACTCAGT GGTGAACGTGGGCTGCGGCCCCGCAGAGGAGCGCGTCCTGCTCACCGGCCTGCATGCCGTGGCCGACATCTACTGCGAGAACTGCAAGACCACGCTTGGGTGGAAATAC gAGCACGCCTTTGAAAGCAGTCAGAAgtataaagaaggaaaatttatCATCGAGCTCGCTCACATGATCAAAGACAATGGCTGGGAGTAA